In Pseudocalidococcus azoricus BACA0444, a single genomic region encodes these proteins:
- a CDS encoding DUF29 family protein → MTPNSSRYKRNFYIWVSEQVHSLAKHRVECLNWEYLAQELVLVRSNQKNEIKSQLVILLAYLLKGPSPSSHHSIGSFTAITHQRDDLQDVLKENATLCQYDFPYTIEKVLDSEFICNSTLDFESVIGKGDNL, encoded by the coding sequence ATGACACCTAATTCATCACGATATAAACGAAATTTTTATATTTGGGTTAGCGAACAAGTCCATTCTTTAGCTAAGCATCGGGTCGAATGTTTGAACTGGGAGTATCTGGCTCAAGAGTTAGTCTTAGTGAGGAGTAATCAAAAAAATGAAATCAAGAGTCAGTTAGTCATTTTATTAGCTTATTTGTTGAAAGGGCCGTCTCCATCATCTCATCATTCAATTGGCTCGTTCACTGCTATTACTCACCAGCGAGATGATCTCCAAGATGTGTTAAAAGAGAATGCCACTTTATGTCAGTATGATTTCCCTTACACGATTGAGAAAGTTTTAGATTCCGAGTTCATCTGTAATTCGACATTGGATTTTGAATCGGTAATAGGCAAAGGTGATAATCTATGA